In Procambarus clarkii isolate CNS0578487 chromosome 25, FALCON_Pclarkii_2.0, whole genome shotgun sequence, the following proteins share a genomic window:
- the LOC123756326 gene encoding zinc finger protein 737-like, which produces MTTKVMIRTGDKLHKCPECRAKFKDLSTLTWHMFVHSNKNPNKCPKCEKKFKDSTGLRLYVVVHSDDRPHECPECESKFKHASTLRYHLLVHSEDKPHECPECEKRFKDPRILKYHLLIHSDRPHECPQCKKRFKYPTGLREHLLVHSDDSPHECPECKKRFKYPASLRKHLLVHSDDSPHECPECERKFKNAGTLRNHVLGHLEDRPHECPECEKRFKSSGTLKQHLLLHSDDRHHQCPECARQFKHRHHLKQHLLLHMNDKPHKCPDCGKSLRGNMKKRVKVDTGDTSHKCEGCEKSQLTNLKRQEEASIPQNMLVKFENESDEFLEATRSRKCNGVDVH; this is translated from the coding sequence ATGACAACTAAAGTAATGATTCGTACTGGTGATAAGCTCCACAAGTGTCCCGAGTGCCGAGCAAAATTCAAGGACCTTAGCACTTTGACATGGCACATGTTTGTACATTCTAATAAAAATCCAAACAAGTGTCCCAAGTGCGAGAAGAAATTCAAGGACTCTACAGGTTTGAGATTGTACGTGGTAGTACATTCAGATGATAGGCCTCACGAGTGTCCTGAGTGTGAGAGCAAATTTAAACACGCTTCAACTTTGAGATATCACCTGTTAGTACATTCAGAAgataagcctcacgagtgtcctgaGTGTGAGAAGAGGTTCAAGGACCCTAGAATTTTGAAATATCACCTGTTAATACATTCAGATAGGCCTCACGAGTGTCCTCAGTGTAAGAAAAGATTCAAGTACCCTACAGGTTTGAGAGAACACCTGTTAGTACATTCAGATGATAGTCCTCATGAGTGTCCTGAGTGTAAGAAAAGGTTCAAGTACCCTGCAAGTTTGAGAAAACACCTGTTAGTACATTCAGATGATAGTCCTCATGAGTGTCCTGAGTGTGAGAGAAAATTTAAAAACGCTGGAACTTTGAGAAATCATGTGTTAGGTCATTTAGAAGATAGGCCTCATGAGTGTCCTGAGTGTGAGAAAAGGTTCAAGTCCTCTGGAACGTTGAAACAACACCTGTTGCTACATTCTGATGATAGGCATCACCAGTGTCCTGAGTGTGCAAGACAATTCAAACACCGTCACCATTTGAAACAGCACTTGTTACTACATATGAACGATAAGCCTCATAAGTGTCCTGATTGTGGCAAAAGTCttcgtggaaatatgaagaaacGTGTAAAAGTGGATACAGGTGATACGTCTCACAAGTGTGAAGGGTGTGAGAAAAGTCAACTTACAAATCTGAAGAGACAGGAAGAGGCATCAATTCCACAAAATATGTTAGTGAAGTTTGAGAATGAATCTGATGAGTTTCTAGaagcaacaagaagcagaaaatgTAATGGAGTGGATGTTCATTGA